One Phoenix dactylifera cultivar Barhee BC4 chromosome 8, palm_55x_up_171113_PBpolish2nd_filt_p, whole genome shotgun sequence genomic window carries:
- the LOC103708766 gene encoding uncharacterized protein LOC103708766 has product MLHNAGALPLTSLNHISLVCRSVEMSLDFYQNVLGFVPVRRPGSFDFDGAWLFNYGIGIHLLQSEDPENMPRKTEINPKDDHISFQCESMALVEKKLKEMGINYIQRRVEEAGIYVDQLFFHDPDGFMIEICNCDNLPVIPLVVGEPVRVCKRVSLMKQQQQQQQKVQCLPSAIHVKEEPHIPCA; this is encoded by the exons ATGCTGCACAACGCCGGAGCCTTGCCTCTCACCTCCTTGAATCACATATCCCTTGTCTGCAGATCGGTTGAGATGTCGCTCGATTTCTACCAAAATGTTCTTGGCTTCGTCCCCGTTAGGAGGCCGGGATCCTTCGACTTCGACGGTGCATG GTTGTTCAACTATGGAATTGGCATCCATTTGTTGCAATCGGAAGATCCAGAGAACATGCCGAGGAAAACAGAGATCAATCCCAAGGATGACCATATCTCCTTCCAA TGCGAGAGCATGGCGTTAGTGGAGAAGAAGCTGAAAGAGATGGGCATAAACTACATCCAGAGGCGAGTCGAGGAGGCCGGCATCTACGTAGACCAACTCTTCTTTCACGACCCAGATGGCTTCATGATTGAAATATGCAACTGCGACAACCTTCCGGTGATCCCTCTAGTCGTCGGAGAGCCGGTGAGGGTGTGCAAAAGAGTGAGTCTCATgaagcagcaacagcagcagcagcagaaggTGCAATGCCTCCCATCAGCCATTCATGTCAAGGAGGAGCCGCATATCCCATGTGCATGA
- the LOC103708764 gene encoding uncharacterized protein LOC103708764, giving the protein MSGGTPVGGGYVRQRRNQGYFFSGDDLERQQNSGGYSSTGDDDLEDDACSRPPTYSVPTLQRARTWKEVVETVIWLVFAAFIIYYGDRRSNLISILCWDGRIKRTALYLGLLGVALDLGLVLYSTFFLWGPQKLYEKNEAFSSIAPYIIMFGFISFCLFSFALWPIWSFLSIPLLFTLFMAFMVVSPYLLIGPLRLSELAVRAD; this is encoded by the exons ATGTCAGGGGGCACGCCGGTGGGTGGTGGCTACGTGAGGCAGAGACGCAACCAAGGGTACTTCTTCAGTGGTGACGACCTCGAGAGGCAGCAGAACAGTGGGGGATACTCCTCGACTGGCGATGATGATCTTGAGGACGATGCATGTTCCAGGCCGCCAACCTATTCAGTACCAACCCTTCAGAGGGCTCGGACATGGAAAGAAGTCGTTGAGACGGTAATTTGGCTTGTCTTTGCAGCATTCATCATCTACTATGGCGACCGACGCTCGAATCTGATCTCTATCTTGTGCTGGGATGGGAGGATCAAGAG GACAGCTCTGTACCTGGGCCTACTAGGTGTTGCCTTGGATTTGGGCCTTGTGTTATATTCTACATTTTTCTTGTGGGGTCCACAGAAGctttatgaaaaaaatgaagCCTTTTCTTCTATAGCACCATATATCATCATGTTTGGATTCATCTCCTTCTGCTT GTTCTCATTTGCTTTGTGGCCTATTTGGAGTTTTTTATCCATTCCTCTATTG TTTACACTATTCATGGCTTTCATGGTTGTATCTCCGTATTTGCTGATTGGACCACTCAGGCTATCAGAATTGGCAGTTCGTGCGGACTGA